One Obesumbacterium proteus DNA window includes the following coding sequences:
- the flgG gene encoding flagellar basal-body rod protein FlgG: MNPALWISKTGLAAQDAKMSAISNNLANVNTTGFKRDRVMFDDLFYQTQRAPGAQLDQNNVAPTGIQYGTGVKIVGTQKEFSVGSMQITKQQMDVAITGQGFFQVETPDGDIAYTRAGNLQVNADGVVTNAAGLPLVPAIELPANTKELSIAKDGTVSATVGGEADPVELGQITLVNFVNPAGLEAVGGNLYRETAASGEAVEGVPGEDALGQLEQGTLEGSNVQVVEEMVDMITVQRAYEMNAKMVSAADDMLKFVTQSL; this comes from the coding sequence ATGAATCCAGCTTTATGGATCAGCAAAACCGGTCTTGCAGCGCAAGACGCCAAAATGAGCGCTATCTCCAATAACTTGGCGAACGTGAATACCACCGGTTTTAAACGCGACCGCGTGATGTTTGACGATCTGTTCTACCAAACTCAGCGAGCTCCAGGCGCGCAGCTTGATCAGAACAACGTGGCTCCAACCGGTATTCAGTACGGTACCGGTGTGAAAATCGTGGGGACTCAAAAAGAGTTCTCCGTGGGCAGCATGCAGATCACCAAGCAGCAGATGGACGTGGCGATTACGGGCCAAGGCTTCTTCCAAGTAGAAACGCCAGACGGCGATATCGCTTACACGCGTGCGGGCAACCTACAGGTTAACGCCGACGGCGTGGTGACCAACGCCGCAGGTTTGCCGTTGGTGCCTGCCATTGAGCTTCCGGCTAACACCAAAGAGCTGTCGATTGCGAAAGATGGCACCGTGTCTGCAACCGTGGGCGGCGAAGCCGATCCGGTAGAGCTTGGGCAAATCACGCTGGTGAATTTTGTTAATCCGGCCGGATTAGAAGCGGTAGGCGGCAATCTTTATCGCGAAACGGCGGCCAGCGGCGAAGCCGTAGAAGGCGTACCGGGTGAAGATGCCCTTGGACAGTTGGAGCAGGGAACATTGGAAGGTTCAAACGTACAGGTTGTTGAAGAGATGGTCGACATGATCACTGTTCAGCGCGCCTACGAAATGAACGCGAAAATGGTTTCGGCTGCAGATGATATGTTGAAGTTTGTCACTCAGTCGCTGTAA
- the flgE gene encoding flagellar hook protein FlgE, translating to MSFSIATSGLNAITQQLSAISNNIANSGTVGFKSGRAEFSALYAQSQPLGVGVTGITQSITRGGNIMASSSALDLAISGNGFFVVRDSAGTEAYTRAGYFGTDSSGNLINNLGMNLQGYPVDANGVLQVGNVGNLTISSGAIPAKATKGLDFTANLDANAEVPKVTPLDPKNSDSYNNTYTTQVYDSLGREHTLSQYFVKNADNTWTSHYYMDGEPVPDATDPSKGATETISFNAQGVMELPNGVVNISLAIPGAQQLELEVNYAGTTQFGSDFSVTKNKGDGYASGEKTGQQIDEEGFVYATFSNGERMLQGQLILANFTNPNGLSSQDGTTWSQTSASGTPLSGAPGSGLLGSIKAGALEESNVDLTAELVGLMTAQRNYQANTKVISTNDSMMSALFQAV from the coding sequence ATGAGCTTTAGTATCGCAACTTCAGGCTTGAACGCCATCACTCAGCAGCTTAGCGCTATCAGTAACAACATTGCTAACTCCGGCACTGTAGGCTTCAAGTCTGGTCGTGCGGAGTTCTCTGCGCTGTACGCACAGTCCCAGCCGCTGGGCGTGGGCGTGACGGGTATCACCCAAAGTATTACCCGTGGCGGTAACATCATGGCCTCTTCAAGCGCGCTGGATCTGGCGATTTCAGGTAACGGTTTCTTCGTGGTGCGCGATAGCGCAGGTACTGAAGCCTATACCCGTGCGGGCTATTTCGGCACCGACAGTAGCGGAAACTTAATCAATAACCTGGGTATGAATCTGCAAGGTTATCCGGTTGATGCCAACGGCGTATTGCAGGTGGGTAACGTGGGTAATCTGACCATCAGTAGCGGCGCGATCCCAGCGAAAGCCACCAAAGGGCTAGACTTCACCGCTAATCTGGATGCTAACGCCGAAGTGCCGAAAGTCACGCCGTTAGATCCGAAAAACAGCGATTCATACAACAATACCTATACCACGCAGGTTTATGACTCTTTGGGCCGTGAGCACACGTTGTCGCAGTATTTTGTTAAGAACGCAGATAACACCTGGACCAGCCATTACTACATGGACGGCGAGCCGGTTCCCGATGCGACTGATCCATCCAAAGGGGCTACCGAGACAATTTCATTCAACGCTCAGGGCGTGATGGAATTACCTAATGGCGTGGTCAATATTTCACTGGCAATCCCAGGCGCTCAACAGCTGGAGTTAGAGGTGAACTACGCCGGAACAACTCAGTTTGGTTCTGACTTCTCCGTGACCAAAAACAAAGGTGATGGCTACGCATCTGGCGAAAAAACCGGCCAGCAGATTGATGAAGAAGGCTTTGTTTATGCCACCTTCTCGAACGGCGAGCGCATGCTGCAAGGCCAGCTGATTCTGGCTAACTTTACCAATCCAAATGGCTTGTCTTCTCAGGACGGCACCACATGGTCGCAGACCTCTGCGTCAGGTACGCCGCTGAGCGGTGCACCGGGTTCAGGCCTGTTAGGTTCTATCAAGGCAGGTGCGCTGGAAGAGTCTAACGTTGACTTAACCGCTGAACTGGTAGGGTTGATGACCGCACAGCGTAACTATCAGGCTAACACCAAAGTCATCAGCACCAATGACAGCATGATGTCGGCTCTGTTCCAGGCGGTCTAA
- the flgA gene encoding flagellar basal body P-ring formation chaperone FlgA, with product MIFKQVTSKVSHTRKPSFLPQNVLGRALVVFGLCALPLASGWAMKETSKPSTSSARKQIYALAVEVATADINREAKRKNWKDFNAKMNVFIPSEVSGYRVCSQPLQAALPTGDKRDLSRLRYDIRCEDANGWEVDVTVKPDIYLPVIVAKNTLERGAVISPSDIELKKRNISSSRAGVITNPDEVVGLTVKRRIRDLQPISPAQLDQPIMVDRGQRVVMIAEQDGIEARTMGEAMKKGRKGDMIKVKNESSQRVVSAVVDNIGVVRMLYAPGQ from the coding sequence ATGATTTTTAAACAAGTTACGTCTAAAGTTAGCCATACTAGGAAACCTTCTTTCCTTCCGCAGAATGTCCTTGGCCGAGCCCTCGTGGTTTTCGGGCTGTGTGCCCTTCCGCTCGCCTCCGGCTGGGCGATGAAAGAAACCTCCAAGCCCAGCACATCTAGCGCTCGCAAACAGATTTATGCCCTCGCGGTAGAAGTGGCTACGGCGGATATCAATCGCGAAGCCAAACGTAAAAATTGGAAAGATTTCAACGCGAAAATGAACGTGTTTATTCCGTCTGAGGTCAGCGGCTATCGGGTTTGCTCCCAGCCGTTGCAGGCCGCGCTGCCTACCGGAGATAAGCGCGATCTGAGCCGTCTGCGTTATGACATTCGCTGTGAAGACGCTAACGGGTGGGAAGTTGACGTGACCGTGAAGCCAGATATCTATCTGCCGGTCATTGTGGCGAAGAACACCCTTGAGCGCGGTGCGGTCATTTCCCCTTCTGACATCGAGTTAAAAAAACGCAATATCTCCAGCAGCCGTGCAGGAGTCATCACTAATCCTGACGAAGTTGTGGGATTAACGGTGAAACGTCGTATTCGCGATTTACAGCCCATTAGTCCTGCCCAGCTCGATCAGCCCATCATGGTCGATCGCGGCCAGCGCGTAGTGATGATTGCCGAGCAAGACGGCATCGAGGCACGCACCATGGGCGAAGCGATGAAAAAGGGTCGTAAAGGCGACATGATCAAAGTGAAAAACGAAAGCAGCCAGCGCGTGGTCAGCGCCGTTGTCGACAATATTGGCGTTGTGCGAATGCTTTACGCTCCGGGTCAATAA
- the flgC gene encoding flagellar basal body rod protein FlgC: MAFTDIYRVSGSAMTAQTVRLNTIASNLANAESPADNEGAVYKARRPVFAAVYQNSELMDNKALAGARVQIMDVVETGSAVQRYEPNHPMANDQGYVFYPDINVVEEMADMMSASRSFETNVEVLNSVKSMQQSLLRLGEA, translated from the coding sequence ATGGCATTTACGGATATTTATCGCGTTTCGGGTTCAGCAATGACGGCTCAAACCGTCCGCCTGAACACCATCGCCAGTAATCTGGCGAACGCGGAGTCGCCAGCGGACAACGAGGGTGCCGTGTACAAAGCTCGCCGCCCCGTGTTTGCCGCGGTGTATCAAAACAGCGAGCTGATGGACAACAAAGCCTTGGCTGGCGCTCGCGTACAAATCATGGACGTGGTTGAAACCGGCAGCGCAGTGCAGCGCTATGAGCCAAATCATCCTATGGCCAACGATCAGGGTTATGTCTTTTATCCCGACATTAACGTCGTGGAAGAGATGGCCGACATGATGTCGGCATCCCGTAGCTTCGAGACAAACGTCGAAGTTCTTAACAGTGTCAAAAGTATGCAGCAGAGCCTGCTGAGACTTGGAGAAGCCTAA
- a CDS encoding flagellar basal body P-ring protein FlgI, with protein MCRFLTLVVALLWSSMSLAQPLGSLVDVQGVRGNQLIGYSLVVGLDGTGDKNQVKFTSQSVTNMLRQFGVQLPAKIDPKVKNVAAVAISATLPPMYARGQSIDITVSSIGDAKSLRGGTLLLTQLRGADGEVYALAQGNVVVGGFKAEGDSGSSITMNTPTVGRVPNGASIEREIPSDFQVSNLVTLNLKRPSFKTANNVAVALNQAFGANTATAQSATNVVVRAPQDAGARVAFMSMLEDVQINAGKQPPRVVFNARTGTVVIGDGVVVRAAAVSHGNLTVSIRESRNVSQPNAFSNGETVTTPQSDIDVSRGQGQMVTVAAGTSLRSIVNTINSLGAAPDDTMAILQALHEAGALDAELVVI; from the coding sequence ATGTGCAGATTCCTTACGCTGGTTGTCGCCCTCCTGTGGAGTTCAATGTCACTGGCGCAGCCGTTAGGCTCGCTGGTGGATGTGCAAGGCGTTCGTGGTAACCAACTGATTGGTTACAGTTTGGTGGTGGGTTTAGACGGCACCGGTGACAAAAATCAGGTGAAGTTCACCAGCCAATCGGTCACCAATATGCTGCGTCAGTTTGGCGTCCAGCTACCGGCCAAGATTGACCCTAAAGTGAAAAACGTGGCGGCGGTGGCGATTAGCGCCACGCTGCCGCCGATGTACGCACGCGGGCAGTCTATCGATATCACCGTTTCCTCTATTGGTGACGCAAAAAGTTTGCGCGGTGGTACGTTGCTGCTGACTCAACTGCGCGGTGCCGATGGCGAAGTTTATGCATTGGCACAGGGCAACGTGGTGGTCGGCGGCTTTAAAGCCGAAGGCGATAGCGGTTCCAGCATCACCATGAATACGCCAACCGTTGGGCGCGTGCCGAACGGGGCGTCGATTGAACGCGAAATCCCTAGCGATTTTCAGGTCAGTAATTTGGTTACGCTGAATCTGAAACGCCCAAGCTTTAAAACGGCGAACAACGTTGCCGTAGCGCTGAATCAGGCCTTTGGTGCAAATACCGCCACGGCACAAAGCGCGACCAACGTTGTGGTGCGAGCGCCGCAGGACGCAGGGGCGCGCGTGGCCTTTATGTCGATGCTGGAAGACGTGCAGATTAACGCCGGTAAACAGCCGCCGCGCGTGGTGTTTAACGCTCGAACCGGCACGGTGGTGATTGGCGATGGCGTTGTGGTGCGTGCTGCCGCTGTTTCTCACGGTAATTTAACCGTCAGCATTCGCGAAAGCCGCAACGTAAGCCAGCCTAATGCCTTCAGCAACGGTGAAACGGTCACTACGCCACAAAGCGATATTGATGTGAGCCGAGGGCAAGGCCAGATGGTGACCGTTGCCGCAGGCACCAGCCTGCGTAGCATCGTGAATACCATCAACAGCTTAGGAGCCGCGCCGGATGACACCATGGCTATCTTGCAGGCATTACACGAAGCAGGCGCATTAGACGCTGAACTCGTGGTTATTTAA
- a CDS encoding NTP transferase domain-containing protein, protein MSTIKHAVIAAAGLGSRLGMGRPKCLIKINEIPLIAYLLKLLEDVEDVRIVVGYQEQDVMECVLRYRKDITFVRNPNYRTTSTLTSYFMGAEGISERCMFMDADIIFQPDSFIGFKQFCVENDRQDIIGVTAAKTRDAVYVSLDNEKVSSFSRENITEFEWANLCYISSRLLTKQGDSVFQQLSQFLPLMSYQVKSYEIDTKCDLLTATESQVAEDVYYCM, encoded by the coding sequence ATGTCGACTATTAAACACGCTGTAATTGCGGCTGCAGGGTTGGGCAGTCGGCTTGGAATGGGGCGTCCAAAATGTTTAATAAAAATCAATGAAATCCCTTTAATTGCATATCTTCTCAAGCTGCTAGAGGATGTTGAAGATGTAAGAATTGTGGTTGGCTATCAAGAGCAAGATGTGATGGAGTGTGTTTTACGCTATCGCAAAGATATAACTTTTGTTAGAAATCCAAATTATCGTACGACATCTACATTAACGAGTTATTTTATGGGCGCTGAAGGAATATCAGAACGTTGCATGTTTATGGATGCTGATATTATCTTCCAACCTGATTCATTTATAGGCTTCAAACAGTTTTGCGTAGAAAATGATAGGCAGGATATTATCGGAGTGACAGCGGCCAAAACGCGTGATGCTGTTTATGTTTCGCTAGATAATGAAAAGGTATCATCGTTTTCAAGAGAAAATATCACAGAGTTTGAGTGGGCAAATCTTTGCTACATTTCCTCCCGTCTTCTCACGAAACAGGGGGATTCCGTTTTCCAACAACTATCTCAATTTTTGCCCTTAATGAGCTATCAGGTAAAATCTTATGAAATTGATACTAAATGCGATTTATTAACGGCGACTGAATCTCAGGTTGCTGAGGATGTGTACTACTGTATGTAG
- a CDS encoding flagellar basal body protein, with protein MGLSFDKALGVHPQAVQLRLSRAELLSANLANVDTPNFQAKDIDFAAEMQRSSLNFSTNNSAELKYRVPYQPASDGNTVALDVEQAEFSKNALDYQTSLAFLNMKFVGLKKAIDGK; from the coding sequence GTGGGCTTAAGTTTTGACAAGGCATTAGGTGTTCATCCACAGGCGGTACAGCTTCGACTTTCCCGAGCAGAGCTGTTATCGGCGAACTTAGCTAACGTCGACACCCCAAACTTTCAGGCTAAAGATATTGATTTTGCCGCTGAGATGCAACGTTCGAGTTTGAACTTTTCGACGAATAACTCGGCAGAACTGAAATATCGCGTGCCTTATCAGCCTGCTAGCGATGGCAACACGGTTGCTCTGGACGTTGAGCAGGCTGAGTTCTCGAAAAACGCGCTGGATTACCAAACCAGCTTAGCGTTTTTAAACATGAAGTTTGTGGGCCTTAAAAAGGCAATTGACGGTAAGTAA
- a CDS encoding flagellar biosynthesis anti-sigma factor FlgM: MKVTSTQYNLTQAVNNTANTKSANAESATSLRAQATTPVDPVLGEAQGQLAAMPEVDMDRVNAMKDAISAGKIDINLDELTLAIEKYYKG, encoded by the coding sequence ATGAAAGTAACTTCAACCCAGTACAACCTGACTCAGGCCGTCAACAATACTGCAAACACGAAGAGTGCCAATGCAGAGTCTGCGACCTCCTTACGTGCTCAGGCCACCACACCGGTTGATCCCGTGCTGGGTGAAGCTCAGGGGCAACTTGCGGCCATGCCGGAAGTCGATATGGATCGCGTTAACGCGATGAAAGACGCCATCAGCGCCGGAAAAATTGACATCAATCTGGACGAACTCACGCTCGCCATAGAGAAATATTACAAAGGATAG
- a CDS encoding flagellar protein FlgN, protein MTTPAQKVNTLIQDIVSDRKIYIELIDQLEKQRAYIIARNADDLSTLNHELVENYQRLTESAQKRQDILQSLGVAGGRKGITDLFARLPEQHQPKVNALWADLEQQAKRCKEINERNGVMLHMQQDIVNNLINAAQPEVYLYQEG, encoded by the coding sequence ATGACTACGCCTGCGCAAAAGGTTAATACGCTAATTCAAGATATCGTCAGCGACCGAAAGATCTATATTGAGCTTATCGACCAGCTCGAAAAACAGCGCGCATATATCATTGCGCGCAACGCCGACGATCTCAGCACGCTCAATCATGAACTGGTTGAAAACTACCAGCGCCTGACTGAAAGCGCACAAAAACGGCAGGATATTTTACAGTCTCTGGGCGTTGCCGGAGGACGTAAAGGCATCACCGATCTCTTTGCTCGCCTGCCTGAACAGCATCAACCGAAGGTCAATGCACTGTGGGCAGACCTTGAGCAACAGGCCAAACGCTGTAAAGAGATCAATGAGCGCAACGGTGTGATGCTGCACATGCAGCAAGATATTGTGAATAACCTGATTAATGCCGCCCAGCCGGAAGTTTATTTATATCAGGAAGGGTGA
- the flgD gene encoding flagellar hook assembly protein FlgD: MNVDDAQSYADTSSYNSRVASNDNSAASMNNLFMTLLVAQIQNQDPLNPTDGTEYVSQLAQLSQVQSMESMSALMQNNAVLMDNLQTLSTGNLVGQKVMVQTDKIETDGSTVIDGRLSLDHAAGVVTMYVKDEAGTEHKIELGQQEAGQIDFKIDPKELGLAEGKYTLSVVTDTGEESVPIEVGGVVNNVRIPLDGSATMLNIAGLGEVPYNYISQFGMNSPSNNTDTRKA, encoded by the coding sequence ATGAACGTAGATGACGCGCAGAGCTATGCGGATACATCTAGCTATAACAGCCGTGTAGCTAGCAATGACAACAGCGCCGCGAGCATGAACAACCTGTTTATGACGCTATTGGTTGCGCAGATCCAAAATCAGGATCCGCTGAACCCAACCGATGGCACCGAGTACGTTAGCCAGCTGGCGCAGCTGTCTCAGGTGCAGTCGATGGAATCCATGTCTGCGCTGATGCAAAACAATGCGGTGTTGATGGATAACCTGCAAACCCTGTCTACCGGCAACTTGGTAGGGCAGAAGGTGATGGTTCAGACCGACAAAATCGAAACTGACGGCAGTACGGTTATTGATGGCCGCCTGTCACTGGATCACGCCGCGGGTGTGGTTACGATGTATGTCAAAGACGAAGCCGGTACCGAGCACAAAATTGAGCTGGGCCAGCAGGAAGCCGGACAGATTGATTTCAAAATTGATCCGAAAGAGCTGGGCCTTGCCGAAGGCAAATACACGCTGAGCGTGGTGACGGATACCGGTGAAGAGTCGGTTCCGATTGAAGTGGGTGGCGTGGTTAACAACGTGCGTATTCCATTGGATGGCAGTGCCACCATGCTGAATATCGCTGGGCTGGGTGAGGTTCCTTATAACTACATCAGCCAGTTTGGGATGAATAGCCCATCCAATAACACCGACACTCGCAAAGCGTAA
- the flgH gene encoding flagellar basal body L-ring protein FlgH codes for MKKQMLMCVLLMALAGCESPALLVHKDDAAYAPPEEILQQPVAVQGGGLYNAGYNWSLTQDRRAYRVGDILTVRLDESTQSSKQARTNFGKKNDASIAAPEAFGHSVDKLSGSIGADRSFNGNASSAQQNMLRGSITVAVHKILANGVLVVRGEKWLTLNQGDEYMRVTGLVRTDDIERDNTISSQRIANARISYAGRGALSDSNSAGWLTRIFNHPLFPI; via the coding sequence ATGAAAAAGCAGATGTTGATGTGTGTCCTGTTGATGGCGCTAGCGGGCTGTGAAAGCCCTGCGCTGCTAGTACACAAGGATGATGCGGCCTATGCGCCGCCAGAGGAAATACTGCAGCAGCCGGTTGCAGTGCAGGGTGGCGGGCTATACAACGCCGGTTACAACTGGTCTCTGACCCAGGATCGTCGCGCATACCGCGTGGGCGATATTCTGACGGTACGACTTGATGAGTCTACGCAGTCTAGCAAACAGGCGCGCACCAACTTCGGCAAGAAGAATGATGCGTCTATCGCCGCACCGGAAGCCTTTGGCCACTCAGTGGATAAGCTGAGTGGCTCCATCGGTGCGGATCGCTCCTTTAACGGCAATGCCTCTTCCGCCCAGCAAAATATGCTGCGCGGTTCTATCACCGTGGCGGTACATAAAATCTTGGCTAACGGGGTTTTAGTAGTGCGCGGCGAGAAGTGGCTGACCCTTAATCAGGGCGATGAATATATGCGCGTCACCGGATTGGTTCGAACCGATGATATCGAGCGTGATAACACCATTTCGTCGCAGCGTATTGCGAACGCGCGTATCTCGTATGCAGGCCGTGGTGCGTTAAGTGACTCCAACTCAGCCGGTTGGCTGACGCGGATCTTTAACCATCCGCTGTTCCCTATTTAA
- a CDS encoding class I SAM-dependent methyltransferase has product MQDFIKSGKKMTTSRIYGDQQVELDSQSIYQFFEGRAEEKDKLKMTMYQPHDISSARDLHEKNVILPKLHLSNDAKVLDVGCGNGRWYDSLSNYGVNYVGVDFSPSLIAVANETYVADDNCTFITLKADDISSNLLIDGIFLVMSSFLVS; this is encoded by the coding sequence ATGCAAGATTTTATTAAGTCAGGTAAAAAAATGACAACATCAAGAATTTATGGTGATCAGCAGGTTGAGTTAGATAGCCAAAGTATATATCAGTTTTTTGAAGGTAGAGCAGAAGAGAAAGATAAGCTAAAAATGACAATGTATCAGCCTCATGACATATCTTCTGCTCGAGATTTGCATGAGAAAAATGTTATCTTGCCCAAGTTACACCTTTCCAATGATGCGAAGGTTCTTGATGTAGGCTGCGGTAACGGTCGTTGGTATGATTCACTTTCAAATTATGGTGTCAATTATGTTGGAGTAGATTTTTCTCCTTCATTGATTGCGGTAGCCAATGAAACCTATGTAGCGGATGATAACTGTACATTTATCACGCTTAAAGCTGATGATATTTCATCTAACCTGTTGATTGATGGTATTTTTTTAGTCATGTCATCGTTTCTGGTATCATGA
- a CDS encoding HAD-IB family phosphatase — translation MNTLFCFDLDGTLTRRELLPLIAAEVGLEHEFDVLTKLTIDGVISFEESLRLRFAILKTISIDKVQNVIAEAELFKKLICFIKERKDSCYVVTGNLDVWISPLMQSIGCNYLCSKTKSEGDKLISLDYIMHKGQAISKLRQLFPNRIVVAIGDGNNDYEMFEAADKSISVGLTHNPSQNLITVSDYIVYHEDSLCRLLNTL, via the coding sequence ATGAATACACTATTTTGTTTTGATCTAGATGGGACACTTACGCGTAGGGAACTGCTTCCACTGATTGCTGCCGAGGTAGGTTTAGAGCACGAATTTGACGTATTAACTAAGTTAACTATTGACGGTGTGATTAGTTTTGAAGAGTCATTGCGTTTACGCTTTGCAATCCTAAAAACAATTTCGATAGATAAAGTACAGAACGTCATCGCTGAAGCGGAGTTATTTAAAAAATTAATCTGTTTCATAAAAGAACGAAAAGACTCATGCTATGTAGTAACTGGGAATCTCGATGTTTGGATTAGCCCTCTGATGCAGTCTATTGGTTGTAATTATTTATGTTCAAAAACAAAATCAGAGGGGGATAAGCTCATATCCCTCGATTACATCATGCATAAAGGCCAAGCTATATCAAAATTACGTCAGTTATTTCCCAATCGAATCGTTGTTGCTATTGGAGATGGAAATAACGACTATGAGATGTTTGAGGCGGCAGACAAGTCTATTTCTGTTGGACTAACACATAACCCTAGCCAGAACCTTATCACTGTTTCTGATTATATTGTTTACCATGAGGATTCACTATGTCGACTATTAAACACGCTGTAA
- the flgF gene encoding flagellar basal-body rod protein FlgF encodes MDHLIYTAVSGANRSLSQQQIHSNNLANVNTSGFRGDLESALSQQVMGSGYDSRYLVQGQNSGVDMTPGAVRDTGRELDIAIKGNGLIAVGNGNREVYTRNGQMDVSPDGDLTINGRPVIGETGPVVLPPFSDLSIGDDGTITIVPQDGDVNAAMDVDRIKLVDIPADQLSKDADGLLVSTTRNNPRSDAVEIAAGHLESSNISAISEMVSSIALNRQFEAQIKMMKAAEDLATAGNRLIRGS; translated from the coding sequence ATGGATCACTTAATTTATACCGCCGTTAGCGGCGCTAACCGCAGCCTGTCACAGCAGCAGATTCACTCCAATAATCTGGCGAACGTGAACACCAGCGGATTTCGTGGTGACTTAGAAAGCGCCTTATCGCAGCAGGTGATGGGGTCGGGCTACGACTCGCGCTATCTGGTGCAGGGACAAAACAGCGGCGTGGATATGACGCCGGGCGCGGTGAGAGATACCGGGCGCGAACTGGATATTGCCATCAAAGGCAATGGCCTGATTGCCGTGGGTAACGGCAACCGCGAGGTTTACACCCGTAACGGTCAGATGGACGTTAGCCCTGATGGTGATTTAACCATTAACGGTCGCCCCGTGATTGGTGAAACCGGACCGGTGGTATTGCCGCCGTTTTCCGATCTCTCCATCGGCGATGACGGCACCATCACGATTGTTCCGCAAGACGGTGACGTTAACGCGGCCATGGACGTCGATCGCATCAAACTGGTGGATATTCCCGCAGATCAGCTTTCAAAAGACGCTGACGGTTTATTGGTGAGCACCACGCGGAATAACCCACGCAGCGACGCCGTTGAGATCGCTGCCGGACATCTGGAAAGCAGCAATATTTCAGCGATTAGCGAAATGGTTTCCAGTATTGCTCTGAACCGCCAATTTGAAGCCCAAATCAAGATGATGAAAGCCGCAGAAGATTTGGCGACAGCCGGTAATCGACTGATCCGTGGCAGCTAA